From Bacteroidota bacterium, one genomic window encodes:
- a CDS encoding phosphoribosylformylglycinamidine cyclo-ligase has product MSGNYALRGVSATKEDVHAAISSLDKGLFPEAFCKIVPDFLANSPEHCLVMHADGAGTKSSLAYAYWKETGDLSVWKGIAQDAIIMNLDDLICVGATNNILLSSTIGRNKNLIPGEVVSALILGTEEILQNLRDQNIDIHLTGGETADVGDLVRTVIVDSTVVCRMKRSEVITTKNIQAGDVIVGLASSGKAIYESEYNGGMGSNGLTSARHDVFSKEVAKKYPETYDHALNDKVVYSGSKMLTDKIDVTYKDVTGKIISEKIDAGKLVLSPTRTYAPVIQKIISDCGKEVHGIIHCSGGGQTKLNHFNKNLKVIKDNLFELPVLFKMIQEESKTDWKEMYQVFNMGHRMEIYCSKETAESVIEISKSFNIDAKIIGRCEAASEKSLTISSVYGEFKY; this is encoded by the coding sequence ATGTCTGGAAATTATGCATTAAGAGGGGTTTCGGCCACAAAAGAAGACGTTCACGCTGCTATCAGTAGTCTGGACAAGGGTCTTTTTCCGGAAGCATTTTGCAAAATTGTACCCGATTTTTTAGCAAATAGTCCGGAACATTGTCTGGTCATGCATGCTGATGGCGCCGGAACAAAATCTTCCTTAGCATATGCCTACTGGAAAGAAACCGGCGACTTATCTGTCTGGAAAGGTATTGCCCAGGATGCAATCATTATGAATCTGGATGATCTGATATGTGTTGGTGCAACAAATAACATTCTGTTGAGTTCTACAATTGGAAGAAATAAAAATCTTATTCCCGGAGAAGTTGTTTCAGCATTGATTCTGGGAACAGAAGAAATTCTTCAGAACCTTCGTGATCAGAATATCGATATTCATTTGACCGGTGGAGAAACTGCAGATGTAGGGGATCTTGTAAGAACAGTGATCGTCGACTCCACAGTTGTTTGTAGAATGAAACGTTCAGAAGTTATTACTACAAAAAATATTCAGGCTGGAGATGTAATTGTCGGACTGGCATCATCCGGAAAAGCAATTTACGAAAGCGAATACAATGGCGGAATGGGAAGCAATGGACTTACTTCAGCACGTCACGATGTGTTCAGCAAAGAAGTAGCAAAGAAATATCCCGAGACATACGATCATGCATTGAATGATAAAGTTGTTTACTCAGGAAGCAAAATGTTGACTGATAAAATTGATGTCACGTATAAAGATGTGACCGGGAAAATTATTTCAGAAAAGATCGATGCCGGAAAATTAGTGCTTTCTCCTACCCGTACCTATGCTCCTGTCATTCAGAAAATAATTTCAGATTGTGGAAAAGAAGTTCACGGAATTATTCATTGCAGTGGCGGCGGACAAACGAAGCTCAATCACTTCAATAAGAATCTCAAAGTCATAAAAGATAATTTATTTGAGCTACCTGTTTTGTTCAAAATGATTCAGGAAGAAAGCAAAACGGACTGGAAAGAAATGTACCAGGTGTTCAACATGGGACACAGAATGGAAATTTATTGTTCCAAAGAAACTGCAGAATCAGTAATTGAAATCTCAAAGAGTTTTAATATTGATGCAAAGATCATAGGAAGATGCGAAGCGGCATCGGAAAAAAGTTTAACGATTTCTTCAGTATATGGAGAATTCAAATATTGA
- a CDS encoding acyl-CoA desaturase has protein sequence MASIKFNGNASEFYTDLRSRVDAYFAEKKIDPTGNGKLYFKTAFYMLSFLAVYITLVFLTPSNWVAILLCVLFGLLTAGIGFNVMHDGGHGSYSPNKTVNKLAALTLNMLGGSSYLWNIKHNMIHHTFTNIDGHDDDIATEPLLRLCESHKKYFFHRFQFLYWFIVYGLTYFLWIFILDLVKYFRKTVSSKTGIKFDFKTHLGFWLTKIIYAGFFVVLPIEMVGFTHFIIGYSVFLFTTGLYISTVFQLAHAVEDTHFVDPTNMPVLENDWAVHQVRTTSNFGSRSKLLSFLTGGLNQQVEHHLFPKISHIHYPNLSLIVKDTCTRHGLVYLEHPTFFHAVASHVRLLYNLGRNK, from the coding sequence ATGGCAAGTATAAAATTCAACGGAAATGCATCAGAATTCTACACCGATCTTCGGAGCAGAGTAGATGCATATTTTGCAGAAAAGAAAATTGATCCGACAGGAAACGGTAAACTTTACTTCAAGACAGCTTTCTACATGTTGTCATTCCTGGCAGTATATATCACTTTAGTATTCCTCACTCCTTCAAACTGGGTTGCAATTTTATTGTGTGTATTGTTTGGATTGCTGACAGCAGGAATTGGTTTCAATGTAATGCATGATGGTGGTCATGGAAGTTATTCTCCGAATAAGACAGTAAATAAACTTGCTGCTTTAACTTTGAATATGCTTGGTGGTTCATCATATCTGTGGAACATTAAACACAATATGATCCATCATACCTTCACGAACATCGACGGACATGATGATGATATTGCTACTGAACCTTTGTTGCGTTTATGTGAATCACACAAGAAATATTTCTTTCACAGATTTCAATTCTTGTATTGGTTCATAGTTTACGGTTTGACTTACTTCCTATGGATCTTCATTCTTGATCTGGTAAAATATTTCAGAAAGACGGTTTCATCAAAAACAGGAATTAAGTTTGACTTCAAAACGCATCTTGGTTTCTGGTTGACGAAAATAATTTACGCAGGATTTTTTGTTGTACTTCCTATTGAAATGGTAGGCTTTACTCATTTCATTATTGGTTATAGTGTATTCTTATTTACAACAGGATTATACATCAGTACAGTATTCCAGTTAGCTCACGCTGTGGAAGACACACATTTTGTAGATCCGACAAACATGCCGGTTTTAGAAAATGACTGGGCAGTACATCAGGTAAGAACTACTTCCAACTTTGGATCACGCAGTAAATTACTTTCATTCTTGACCGGCGGATTGAATCAGCAGGTAGAACATCACTTGTTCCCGAAGATCTCTCATATTCATTATCCGAATCTGAGTTTGATCGTAAAAGATACATGTACTCGTCACGGCTTAGTTTATCTGGAGCATCCGACATTCTTTCATGCAGTAGCATCGCATGTGCGGTTGTTGTATAATCTGGGACGGAATAAATAA
- a CDS encoding OmpA family protein, which yields MNFRLLLTAALMFAASLTFAQRGPTYQADLAFDKGDYYDAAALYKKAFTKEKNKVKRAEVIYKVAESYRLTNDYKNQEVWYAKAIKANYKAPEAILHYADALKMNGKYDEAIVQYTAFQKESPSDPRGEDGIKSSQDAQKWKDKPTRYRVLNVAPINTKYSDFSAAYSHKDRRHIIFTSARQESIGKQNDGWTGEKFQDLFEAAVDKKGKWSSPKPLLEPINSGSNDGGGSMDTKGVDMFFTRCDEGKLGTCKIYYTKRKGQTWEEPKLIPLSDDSATCGQPSLSADEQTLYFVSNMSGGRGGKDIWISKYDKKAKTWGTPVNAGDKINTEADEMFPFIAADSTLYFSSKGHLGMGGLDIFSSKMANGNFEEPVNLKYPVNTSYDDFSFVVDETTGDRGFLSSDRDGGKGSDDIYSWSLPPLLFTVSGKVFDADTRANVEGATIELFGSDGSSIPLKTDKTGAYKFDLKPETSYRLSAQMPNYLNKYIEVTTVGLEQSKDFIGDFDFALRSTLRAIELPEVYYDLGKWDLRPESKKALDGLVETLKDNPTIVVEIGSHTDSRPIPMTNELLSQKRAESVVNYLAAQGIERERLSFKGYAATQPRNLDKDRGNFKTGDILNDEFIGKLSTNKLKEEAHQMNRRTEFRVLRTNYVKGQSATDDINITEPTATLVDSSGVKAVEDASVAKQVEAKDAATGEVVSGAATTTPTVQAPGELYVVKKNDTYNTIAKTNSMTVKDLKALNGLKGEVIFEGMELKITPNGDYAEYDKKFRALEKGEDSWSAVAKKLNMKTADLKKLNKGVDEDTFRPGKKIRILQ from the coding sequence ATGAACTTTCGTTTGCTTTTGACTGCAGCTTTGATGTTTGCAGCTTCACTAACATTTGCCCAACGCGGCCCAACATACCAGGCTGATCTAGCATTTGACAAAGGCGATTATTATGATGCTGCTGCGCTTTATAAAAAAGCCTTCACGAAGGAAAAAAATAAAGTGAAGCGTGCAGAAGTAATTTACAAAGTTGCTGAGTCGTACCGATTAACTAACGATTACAAGAATCAGGAAGTATGGTATGCTAAGGCAATCAAAGCAAACTACAAAGCCCCGGAAGCTATTTTGCATTATGCCGATGCATTGAAGATGAATGGCAAATACGACGAAGCCATTGTTCAATACACGGCTTTCCAGAAAGAATCTCCAAGCGATCCACGTGGTGAAGACGGAATCAAATCAAGTCAGGATGCACAGAAATGGAAAGACAAGCCGACAAGATACCGTGTGCTAAACGTTGCACCTATCAATACGAAATACTCAGATTTTTCTGCAGCATATTCTCACAAAGACCGCAGACATATCATTTTTACTTCTGCAAGACAGGAATCGATCGGAAAACAAAATGATGGCTGGACAGGCGAAAAGTTTCAGGATCTTTTTGAAGCTGCTGTAGATAAAAAAGGAAAATGGAGCAGCCCGAAGCCTTTGCTTGAGCCTATCAATTCAGGTTCGAATGATGGCGGTGGATCTATGGATACAAAAGGAGTAGACATGTTCTTCACACGTTGTGATGAAGGGAAATTGGGTACTTGCAAAATATATTACACAAAACGTAAAGGACAGACTTGGGAAGAACCAAAGCTGATTCCGCTTTCTGATGACAGTGCAACTTGCGGTCAACCTTCGTTGTCAGCAGATGAACAAACATTATATTTTGTTTCTAACATGTCCGGTGGACGCGGAGGAAAAGATATCTGGATCTCTAAGTACGATAAGAAAGCGAAGACATGGGGAACGCCTGTGAATGCAGGAGATAAGATCAATACGGAAGCTGATGAAATGTTTCCATTCATTGCAGCTGATAGCACACTTTACTTCTCATCAAAAGGACATTTAGGAATGGGCGGACTGGACATTTTCAGTTCAAAGATGGCCAATGGAAATTTCGAAGAGCCTGTCAATTTAAAATATCCTGTAAACACTTCTTATGACGATTTTTCATTCGTTGTTGATGAGACAACAGGCGACAGAGGATTTTTAAGTTCAGACCGTGATGGTGGAAAAGGAAGTGATGATATTTATTCTTGGAGCTTACCTCCACTTCTTTTCACAGTATCAGGAAAAGTATTTGATGCAGATACAAGAGCAAATGTTGAAGGCGCTACGATTGAATTATTCGGTAGTGATGGTTCATCAATTCCTTTAAAGACAGATAAAACAGGTGCATACAAATTCGATCTGAAACCGGAAACATCGTACCGTCTTTCTGCACAAATGCCGAATTACCTGAACAAATACATTGAAGTTACTACAGTAGGTCTTGAACAATCAAAAGATTTCATTGGTGATTTCGACTTTGCACTTCGTTCAACGCTTCGTGCAATTGAATTACCGGAAGTATATTATGATCTTGGTAAATGGGATCTTCGTCCTGAATCAAAAAAAGCTCTTGATGGTTTAGTTGAAACATTAAAAGATAATCCAACGATCGTTGTTGAGATCGGTTCACACACCGATTCACGCCCTATTCCAATGACAAACGAGTTGCTTTCTCAAAAGCGTGCTGAGTCAGTTGTAAATTATCTTGCTGCTCAGGGAATCGAAAGAGAAAGACTTTCATTCAAAGGTTATGCTGCAACACAACCACGTAACCTTGACAAAGACAGAGGTAACTTTAAAACAGGTGATATATTAAATGACGAATTCATCGGCAAACTTTCTACGAACAAATTAAAGGAAGAAGCTCATCAGATGAACCGTCGTACAGAGTTCCGTGTATTGCGTACGAACTATGTAAAAGGTCAATCTGCAACTGATGACATTAATATTACTGAACCGACTGCTACGCTTGTAGATTCATCAGGTGTAAAAGCTGTTGAAGATGCTTCTGTTGCAAAACAAGTTGAAGCAAAAGATGCTGCTACAGGAGAAGTTGTTTCCGGTGCTGCGACTACTACTCCAACAGTACAAGCTCCCGGTGAATTATATGTTGTGAAGAAGAATGATACTTACAACACAATTGCAAAAACGAACAGTATGACTGTTAAAGACCTTAAAGCATTGAATGGTCTGAAAGGTGAAGTTATTTTTGAAGGAATGGAATTGAAGATCACTCCTAATGGTGACTATGCTGAATACGACAAGAAGTTCCGTGCACTTGAAAAAGGTGAAGATAGCTGGAGCGCAGTTGCGAAAAAATTAAACATGAAAACAGCTGATCTTAAAAAACTAAACAAAGGGGTTGATGAAGACACTTTCCGTCCGGGAAAGAAAATCAGGATCCTGCAATAA
- the prfA gene encoding peptide chain release factor 1 gives MLLDKLEAIKNRFEDVEREISSPAAMSDMKRFAQLNREYKELQVIVAKYAMYKDVVSNLEHARELVSTEKDDEFRDMAKLEYDELSATSEKMEEEIKLLLIPKDPEDQKNAIVEIRAGTGGDEASIFAGELYRMYQKFCERRGLKTELVDFTDGTSGGFKEIIFNVSGDSAYGIMKYESGVHRVQRVPQTETQGRVHTSAATVAVLPEADEFDIDVKANDVRKDLFCSSGPGGQSVNTTYSAVRLTHIPTGIVAQCQDQKSQIKNFEKAMTVLRSRIYELEYNKVMEERARQRKTMVSSGDRSAKIRTYNYPQSRITDHRIGLTMYNLQAFIDGDIGEMIGALQVAENAERLKEGMI, from the coding sequence ATGTTATTAGATAAATTAGAAGCGATCAAGAATAGATTTGAAGATGTGGAAAGAGAGATCAGTTCTCCTGCAGCTATGTCTGACATGAAGCGTTTTGCACAATTGAATCGTGAGTATAAAGAATTACAAGTTATCGTTGCCAAATATGCAATGTATAAAGATGTTGTCAGCAATTTAGAACATGCACGGGAATTAGTATCAACTGAAAAAGATGATGAGTTCCGTGATATGGCGAAATTGGAATACGATGAATTATCTGCAACCAGTGAAAAAATGGAAGAAGAGATCAAACTCTTATTGATTCCAAAAGATCCGGAAGATCAGAAAAATGCAATCGTAGAGATCCGTGCCGGAACCGGTGGTGACGAAGCATCTATTTTTGCCGGTGAACTTTACCGGATGTATCAGAAATTCTGTGAACGTCGTGGATTGAAAACTGAATTGGTAGATTTCACAGATGGAACTTCCGGTGGTTTTAAAGAAATTATTTTCAATGTCAGCGGCGATAGTGCGTACGGCATTATGAAATATGAAAGTGGAGTTCACCGTGTTCAACGTGTTCCACAAACAGAAACACAAGGACGTGTACATACATCAGCTGCTACTGTTGCAGTGTTACCTGAAGCAGATGAGTTTGATATCGATGTAAAGGCGAATGATGTCAGAAAAGATTTGTTCTGTTCATCAGGACCGGGTGGGCAGTCAGTAAACACAACCTATTCAGCAGTTCGATTGACACATATTCCAACAGGAATCGTTGCTCAATGTCAGGATCAGAAATCGCAGATCAAGAATTTCGAGAAAGCAATGACAGTATTGCGTTCCAGAATTTACGAGTTAGAATATAACAAAGTGATGGAAGAAAGAGCTCGTCAGCGTAAGACTATGGTCTCAAGTGGCGATCGTTCAGCGAAGATTCGTACTTATAATTATCCGCAGAGTCGTATTACTGATCACAGAATTGGATTGACGATGTATAATCTGCAGGCTTTCATTGATGGAGATATTGGTGAGATGATTGGGGCGCTGCAGGTGGCTGAGAATGCGGAGAGGTTGAAGGAAGGGATGATTTGA
- a CDS encoding DEAD/DEAH box helicase, whose protein sequence is MLSFSELGVGENVLKAIQELGFIEPTPIQQQAIPVLLADETDFIGLAQTGTGKTAAFGLPILELTDLRIPTTQALILAPTRELCVQIANDLAKYGKFHRAANITAVYGGANIVQQIRQIKKGSQIVVATPGRLLDLINRGAIDMGEIRYVILDEADEMLNMGFKEDIDEILSHLPEQRRVWLFSATMPQEVRTIASRYMKNPFELTIGRKNDGASNIEHHYYAVHERDRYNALKRILDSVPEIFGIIFCRTKIDTQRIAESLAKDGYNSDALHGDLTQAQRDKVMARYRTKNLDVLVATDVAARGIDVNDITHVIHYNLPDEVESYTHRSGRTARAGKSGISIALVNVREMDKIRTIEKKIGTKFHLGKIPDAVEICEQQLMNLIKKIHTVKVNEAGIAKFLAPAFEELKELSKDELLKRIVSIEFNRFLDSYRNAPDLNVDLAHQGKSSGGYRSAGPRLFINLGSMDGLSENSMKKYVSEILKISDTLIGRIDVKGVYSFIDLPEKELSHAMETFPGEIYQGRKVRIEVSSNETRKPSSGGRSYGGGGRSSGGSGRPSYKDRKPSGGGYGGDRGGSSEGGGYKGNRDSSSGGGYKGRSSSTGTAGEKSSRGWGEGRPASGGRSSGGSDREKRPDTGKKKKW, encoded by the coding sequence ATGCTTTCTTTCTCAGAATTAGGAGTTGGCGAGAATGTTTTGAAAGCCATCCAAGAGTTAGGATTCATTGAACCTACTCCAATTCAGCAACAGGCCATACCAGTATTATTGGCCGATGAGACAGATTTTATCGGACTTGCACAGACAGGTACCGGAAAAACAGCTGCGTTTGGCCTTCCCATTCTTGAACTCACCGACCTGCGTATTCCAACCACGCAGGCTCTTATCTTAGCACCGACACGGGAACTGTGTGTGCAGATAGCAAACGATTTAGCTAAATACGGTAAGTTTCACCGTGCAGCCAACATCACCGCAGTTTATGGTGGTGCAAACATTGTTCAACAGATCCGCCAGATCAAAAAAGGCTCACAGATCGTTGTTGCCACACCTGGTCGTTTACTCGACTTGATCAACCGTGGTGCAATAGACATGGGCGAGATCCGCTATGTGATCCTTGATGAAGCAGATGAAATGCTGAACATGGGTTTCAAGGAAGATATCGACGAGATTCTTTCTCATCTTCCTGAACAACGTCGTGTATGGTTATTCTCTGCAACAATGCCGCAGGAAGTCCGCACGATTGCAAGCCGTTACATGAAAAATCCGTTTGAACTTACTATCGGTCGCAAAAACGATGGTGCTTCAAACATTGAACATCATTACTATGCTGTTCACGAACGTGATCGTTACAATGCATTAAAAAGAATTTTAGATTCTGTTCCGGAGATCTTCGGAATTATTTTCTGCAGAACAAAAATTGATACACAAAGAATTGCTGAATCTCTTGCAAAAGACGGATACAATTCAGATGCACTACACGGCGACTTAACACAAGCGCAACGTGATAAAGTAATGGCGCGTTACAGAACTAAAAATCTGGATGTGTTAGTTGCAACTGATGTTGCAGCACGTGGAATTGATGTTAATGATATTACTCACGTAATTCATTATAATTTACCTGACGAAGTTGAAAGCTACACTCATAGAAGTGGTCGTACAGCACGTGCAGGTAAATCAGGTATTTCAATTGCATTGGTGAATGTCCGTGAAATGGACAAGATCCGTACGATTGAAAAGAAGATCGGAACGAAATTCCATTTAGGTAAAATTCCTGATGCCGTAGAAATCTGCGAGCAACAGTTGATGAACCTGATAAAGAAAATTCATACAGTAAAAGTGAATGAAGCGGGGATTGCAAAATTCCTGGCTCCGGCTTTCGAAGAATTGAAAGAGCTTTCAAAAGATGAATTACTAAAAAGAATTGTAAGTATTGAATTCAATCGCTTCCTGGATTCTTACCGTAATGCACCGGATCTGAATGTAGATCTTGCGCATCAGGGAAAAAGTTCAGGCGGATATCGTTCAGCTGGTCCAAGGTTATTTATCAACCTGGGTTCAATGGATGGATTGAGCGAAAATTCAATGAAGAAATATGTAAGTGAGATCCTTAAAATCAGCGATACTTTAATCGGTAGAATTGACGTAAAAGGTGTTTACTCATTTATCGATCTTCCTGAAAAAGAATTGAGCCATGCAATGGAAACATTCCCGGGCGAGATCTATCAGGGAAGAAAAGTAAGAATAGAAGTTTCTTCAAACGAAACGCGTAAACCGAGCAGTGGCGGAAGAAGCTATGGCGGCGGTGGTAGAAGCAGCGGTGGTAGTGGTCGTCCAAGTTACAAAGACAGAAAACCTTCAGGTGGTGGTTACGGCGGAGATCGCGGTGGCAGCAGCGAAGGCGGCGGTTACAAAGGCAATCGTGATTCATCTTCAGGTGGCGGATACAAAGGCAGAAGCAGCAGCACAGGTACAGCAGGTGAGAAATCATCGCGTGGCTGGGGTGAAGGCCGTCCGGCTTCGGGTGGACGTTCATCAGGCGGTTCTGACAGAGAAAAACGTCCTGACACCGGAAAAAAGAAGAAGTGGTAA
- a CDS encoding pyruvate dehydrogenase complex E1 component subunit beta, translating to MREIQFREALREAMNEEMRRDPRVFLMGEEVAQYNGAYKVSQGMLDEFGEKRIIDTPIAELGFAGIGVGAAMNGLRPIIEFMTFNFSLVAIDQVINSAAKMMSMSGGQFTVPIVFRGPTGSAGMLSSQHSQAFESWYANCPGLKVVVPSNPADAKGLLKSAIRDNDPVIFMESEQMYGDKGEVPDGEYLIPIGVAKVVKAGTDVTIVSFGKMMKIALKAAEDLAAENINAEVIDLRSVRPIDYATVINSVKKTNRLVIVEESWPLAAIATEVAFKVQKDAFDYLDAPILRVMGMDVPLPYAPTFIEAYLPNPARVVKAVKEVMYLVK from the coding sequence ATGAGAGAAATCCAATTCCGCGAAGCACTACGTGAAGCAATGAATGAAGAGATGCGCAGAGATCCGCGTGTTTTTTTAATGGGTGAAGAAGTTGCCCAGTACAATGGTGCTTACAAAGTAAGTCAGGGAATGCTTGATGAATTTGGCGAAAAAAGAATCATCGATACGCCCATTGCCGAACTTGGTTTTGCAGGAATTGGTGTTGGTGCTGCAATGAATGGTTTACGTCCTATCATTGAATTCATGACATTCAATTTCTCTCTTGTTGCAATCGATCAGGTGATCAACTCTGCTGCAAAAATGATGAGTATGAGCGGCGGACAGTTTACTGTTCCCATTGTATTCCGTGGTCCTACCGGTTCTGCAGGTATGTTGAGTTCACAGCATTCGCAAGCTTTTGAAAGTTGGTATGCAAACTGTCCGGGACTAAAGGTTGTTGTTCCAAGCAATCCTGCTGATGCAAAAGGATTATTGAAGTCTGCTATCCGTGATAACGATCCTGTGATTTTCATGGAAAGCGAACAGATGTATGGTGACAAAGGAGAAGTGCCTGATGGAGAATATCTGATTCCGATCGGAGTAGCTAAAGTTGTGAAAGCCGGAACAGATGTAACTATTGTTTCATTCGGCAAGATGATGAAGATCGCATTGAAAGCTGCAGAAGATCTTGCAGCAGAAAACATCAATGCCGAAGTGATCGACTTACGTTCCGTTCGTCCGATCGATTATGCAACGGTGATCAACTCCGTAAAGAAAACGAATCGTTTAGTTATCGTTGAAGAATCATGGCCACTTGCTGCTATTGCAACAGAGGTAGCTTTCAAAGTTCAGAAAGATGCTTTTGATTATTTAGATGCGCCTATTTTGAGGGTGATGGGGATGGATGTTCCGCTCCCTTATGCACCGACATTTATTGAAGCTTATTTGCCGAATCCGGCTCGAGTTGTGAAGGCAGTTAAAGAGGTAATGTATTTGGTTAAATAG
- a CDS encoding glutamine synthetase III yields the protein MSSIRFRALETSLNRQPVKVTPPSSKVSDYYGVNVFNREAMQKFLQRDAYKAVIAAIEHGAQIDRKMADQVALGMKEWANTKGATSYTHWFQPLTGLTAEKHDSFFELSDGKAIEHFSGNALAQQEPDASSFPNGGIRNTFEARGYTAWDPSSPAFIMENAAGKTLCIPTIFVSYTGETLDYKAPLLKALHGLDKAAVEVCQYFDKDVTKVFATLGIEQEYFLVDTSLLNSRPDLLTTGRTLFGHSPAKGQQLEDHYFGSIPERVYSFMVDFETEAYKLGIPLKTRHNEVAPSQFECAPVFEEINLAVDHNALLMDLMDKVARRHYFKVLLHEKPYEGINGSGKHNNWSLSTNTGKNLLSPGSTPKSNLMFLTFFVNTIMAVFKHADLLRASIASASNDHRLGANEAPPAIMSIFLGGQLSSVLDEIVQMVNDKKMSADEKTALKLNIGKIPEILLDNTDRNRTSPFAFTGNKFEFRAVGSSANCSNAMMVLNTIVTNQLISFKKEVDQLIDKGTKKDEAILKVLRQYIVESKNIRFEGNGYGDEWVKEAEKRGLSNIQTTPLALDAYVSKSTLQLFDDLNIFSHREVEARHEILLETYIKKIQIESRIMGDLAINHIIPAAVRYQTELASNVEKLNNIKAGADTTKTQMQMITEISGHLNGINKLVDEMIEARKKANKQENIRTRAITYCDEVKAFFEPIRDHVDALEMLVDDEIWPMAKYRELVTIR from the coding sequence ATGTCAAGTATTCGATTTCGTGCCCTTGAAACCTCATTGAACCGCCAGCCGGTCAAGGTTACTCCCCCTTCAAGTAAGGTATCCGATTATTACGGAGTGAACGTATTTAACCGTGAAGCCATGCAGAAATTTTTACAGCGTGATGCTTATAAAGCAGTCATTGCAGCCATTGAACATGGAGCTCAGATCGACAGAAAGATGGCCGATCAGGTTGCATTAGGAATGAAAGAATGGGCTAATACTAAAGGAGCTACTTCTTATACTCATTGGTTCCAACCATTGACAGGCTTAACGGCAGAGAAGCATGATTCATTCTTTGAATTAAGTGATGGTAAAGCTATAGAACATTTTTCAGGAAATGCATTGGCTCAACAAGAGCCGGATGCGTCAAGTTTCCCGAATGGTGGAATCAGAAATACATTTGAAGCCCGCGGATATACTGCATGGGATCCAAGTTCTCCTGCATTCATCATGGAAAATGCTGCCGGTAAAACTCTTTGTATTCCGACGATCTTCGTTTCATATACAGGAGAAACACTCGATTATAAAGCACCTTTGTTAAAAGCATTACATGGTTTAGATAAAGCTGCAGTAGAAGTTTGTCAGTATTTCGATAAAGACGTAACGAAGGTTTTTGCAACACTTGGTATCGAACAGGAATATTTTCTTGTCGATACAAGTCTGTTGAATTCTCGTCCTGATCTTTTAACAACAGGAAGAACATTGTTTGGCCATTCGCCTGCGAAAGGACAACAGCTGGAAGATCATTACTTCGGTTCAATCCCTGAAAGAGTATATAGCTTCATGGTAGATTTCGAAACAGAAGCATATAAACTAGGTATTCCTCTGAAAACCCGTCACAATGAAGTTGCACCAAGTCAGTTTGAATGTGCACCGGTATTTGAAGAGATAAATCTGGCAGTCGATCATAATGCATTGTTGATGGATCTGATGGACAAAGTTGCCCGTCGTCATTACTTCAAAGTATTGTTACATGAAAAACCATATGAAGGAATTAATGGTAGCGGAAAGCACAACAACTGGAGCTTAAGTACAAACACAGGAAAGAATTTATTGTCACCGGGAAGTACACCGAAGAGTAATTTAATGTTCCTGACATTCTTCGTGAATACGATCATGGCTGTTTTCAAGCATGCAGATCTGCTTCGTGCAAGTATTGCATCAGCGAGTAACGATCACCGTCTTGGAGCAAATGAAGCACCACCTGCGATCATGTCAATCTTCTTAGGTGGACAATTATCGTCAGTACTTGACGAGATCGTTCAGATGGTAAACGACAAAAAAATGTCGGCTGATGAAAAGACAGCATTGAAACTGAACATTGGTAAAATCCCGGAGATCCTTTTAGATAATACCGATCGTAACCGTACGTCGCCATTCGCATTCACAGGAAATAAATTTGAATTCCGTGCTGTTGGTTCATCGGCAAATTGTTCGAATGCAATGATGGTATTAAATACAATTGTAACAAACCAATTGATCTCTTTCAAAAAAGAAGTTGATCAGTTGATCGACAAAGGCACTAAGAAGGATGAAGCAATATTGAAAGTTCTTCGTCAGTATATCGTAGAATCAAAGAACATCCGTTTCGAAGGAAATGGATACGGAGATGAGTGGGTGAAAGAAGCAGAGAAACGTGGACTGTCAAATATTCAGACAACACCATTGGCTTTGGATGCATATGTAAGCAAGTCAACACTTCAATTATTCGATGACCTGAACATCTTCTCACATCGTGAGGTAGAAGCCCGTCATGAGATCTTACTTGAGACTTACATCAAAAAGATTCAGATCGAATCAAGGATCATGGGTGATCTTGCCATCAACCATATTATTCCGGCAGCAGTGAGATATCAGACAGAACTGGCAAGTAACGTTGAGAAATTAAACAACATCAAAGCCGGTGCTGATACTACTAAAACTCAGATGCAGATGATCACTGAGATCAGCGGTCACTTGAATGGGATCAACAAACTGGTCGATGAAATGATCGAAGCCAGAAAGAAGGCGAACAAGCAGGAGAATATCCGCACAAGAGCTATCACTTATTGCGATGAAGTCAAAGCATTTTTTGAACCGATCCGCGACCATGTCGATGCCCTTGAAATGCTGGTTGATGATGAGATATGGCCGATGGCGAAGTATAGGGAGTTGGTTACGATCAGATAA